The Acinetobacter chinensis genomic sequence AAGGGATGATGATGACAGGCAAGGACAATGGACTGATCCTGATTGTCCTGCAGAATCTGATTTAACTGTTCCAGCTGAGCCTGTTCGACCCATCCATCGACCTTACCTTTTACAGCACTGTTCATGAGGCAGATTGACCACTGTCCAAGCTGAATGGTGTGAATTTCATCCTTATGGTCATAAAATGGAAAACATTCAGAATTATCATGATTTCCAGGAATCTGATAAAACGGGACATTCAGCGTTTCCATGAAGTTGATATAACGTTCATATGTGGAAACCACAGGAACCTGAGCCAGATCGCCTGTATGAATAATGGCGTCAGCTTCAGGATACTTTTCCATAATATCCTGAATGACCGCTTTAAAGGTCTGCTCTGGATTTATACTGACAAAATCGAGGTCTTCCTGATCCATGAGATGGGTGTCAGTAATCTGGATAATGGTCCAGCTTTGCTGGCGCGGTGTTAATGCTGATGAAGTCATGTCTGCCCCCTTAGACACTCCCTGTAGTATTTATACGTTGTTGCAGCCATTGCAATGCCATAATGACAGGTGCATTTTTAAGGCGACCACTGGTCAGTAAATCAGGCACATCCCTGTAATTTATAATGTGCAGTTTTATATTTTCACCTTCGTCTGGCATGCCGAAGACACCTCCCTCGCAGGGTAGATGAACGTCTGCGCTGTACAGATGAAAGATTTCTGCGCATGCACCGGCAGAAGGGTAAAATGTAAATAAGTGGGTCGGTTGCCCGATACTGCAGCCGGATTCCTCCAGGCTTTCTCTTTGAATGCAGCTCTCAGGTGATTCATCACCATCCAGAACGCCTGCAATCACCTCGAGTTGCCAGGGAGAGTCAGCATCATCCATTGCCCCGATACGGAACTGTTCAATCAGGGCGACTTTCTGCTGTGCACTGCTGTACAGCAAGACTCCGGCAGCTTCAGGGCGACGGATCAGCTCACGTTGAGTGACAGGCGTATACTCGGTCTGATTGAACAGACGATGAGTCAGACACACTTTTTCAACCTGAATAAAACCCTGAAAAACATAGTCACGGGAGTGAATATGAACGTCATGGCTGTCATATGTGGCTTGTTTAATAATATTCATAAAGCACAGTCAGGATGAAAATACATCTGTTTCATCCTAACCGAGATTTTACTGAACACAAATATATTTTTTAAGCAATCATACTTTGCGGTACAAAATTTGACCATTTTCCTGCCATGCAGTTTTCATGGATCTGAGACCTTCCTCAATAACAGATTCATCATCTGTATAGCTTTTTTCATCCTGTTGATTTTGTGCATATTCACGCACATTCTGCGTAATTTTCATGGAACAGAATTTTGGACCGCACATTGAACAGAAATGCGCTGATTTGTGTGCTTCTTTCGGCATGGTTTCATCATGCATTGAACGTGCCGT encodes the following:
- the cpdA gene encoding 3',5'-cyclic-AMP phosphodiesterase, with product MTSSALTPRQQSWTIIQITDTHLMDQEDLDFVSINPEQTFKAVIQDIMEKYPEADAIIHTGDLAQVPVVSTYERYINFMETLNVPFYQIPGNHDNSECFPFYDHKDEIHTIQLGQWSICLMNSAVKGKVDGWVEQAQLEQLNQILQDNQDQSIVLACHHHPFEMKSRWIDNHKLKNTEQLTDILGQHNNIKAVLFGHVHQDSLHEWNGIPFLSTPSTCVQFKPLSEKFALDEQAPGYRVMHLHENGRFETQVHRISGLIQKINGEISGY
- a CDS encoding NUDIX domain-containing protein, producing MNIIKQATYDSHDVHIHSRDYVFQGFIQVEKVCLTHRLFNQTEYTPVTQRELIRRPEAAGVLLYSSAQQKVALIEQFRIGAMDDADSPWQLEVIAGVLDGDESPESCIQRESLEESGCSIGQPTHLFTFYPSAGACAEIFHLYSADVHLPCEGGVFGMPDEGENIKLHIINYRDVPDLLTSGRLKNAPVIMALQWLQQRINTTGSV